From a region of the Fischerella sp. JS2 genome:
- the cbiT gene encoding precorrin-6Y C5,15-methyltransferase subunit CbiT — translation MSSQLWPYLSPGIPDDLFEHLPGIPLSQREIRLLLIAQLRLLPNTVLWDIGAGTGTIPVEVGLLCPQGRIIAVERDEEVANLIRRNCDRFNVKNVEVIEGSAPECLHNLKETPHRVCIEGGRAIQEILQAVWYYLPPSGRVVATAANLESLYAISLSFAQLQARNIEVVQSGINRLETRGFSQTFTAVDPIFILSGEKLD, via the coding sequence ATGTCTTCCCAACTCTGGCCCTACCTAAGTCCTGGCATTCCTGATGATTTATTTGAGCATTTGCCAGGAATTCCCCTCAGTCAAAGAGAAATTCGACTACTGTTGATTGCCCAATTACGACTCTTACCCAACACAGTTTTATGGGATATTGGTGCAGGTACGGGTACTATTCCCGTAGAAGTTGGATTGTTATGTCCCCAAGGGCGAATCATTGCAGTGGAACGAGATGAAGAAGTTGCCAACCTGATTCGTCGTAACTGCGATCGCTTTAATGTCAAAAATGTTGAAGTTATTGAAGGTAGCGCTCCTGAGTGTTTGCATAATCTGAAGGAAACACCCCACCGTGTCTGTATAGAAGGTGGACGGGCCATCCAAGAAATTTTGCAAGCAGTCTGGTATTATTTGCCACCATCAGGTAGAGTGGTCGCCACAGCTGCTAATCTAGAAAGTCTGTATGCGATTTCTCTAAGCTTTGCCCAACTGCAAGCGAGAAATATTGAAGTTGTACAATCTGGGATTAACCGCTTGGAAACACGCGGTTTTTCTCAAACTTTTACTGCTGTCGATCCAATTTTTATCCTCAGTGGTGAAAAGTTAGATTAA
- a CDS encoding YkvA family protein produces MKFSVQSLYTWYRDLIRNPKYRWWVILGTLLYFVSPFDIAPDFLPIVGQIDDVFLLTLLVTEVSGLVIEGFKARRSNVDANVEVEATDTTKDSTSSTTVDVDAVSVK; encoded by the coding sequence ATGAAATTTTCAGTTCAATCTCTTTATACCTGGTATCGCGACTTGATTCGTAACCCTAAATATCGCTGGTGGGTAATTTTAGGAACACTTTTATATTTTGTCAGTCCATTTGATATCGCCCCAGACTTCTTACCAATTGTGGGACAAATTGACGATGTTTTTCTTTTAACTTTGCTGGTAACTGAGGTATCAGGGCTCGTAATTGAAGGCTTCAAAGCGCGTCGGAGTAATGTAGACGCCAATGTAGAAGTTGAAGCTACTGATACTACTAAGGATTCTACCTCCAGCACGACTGTGGATGTTGATGCAGTTTCCGTTAAATAG
- a CDS encoding nucleotidyltransferase family protein: protein MSDRQVIGLLPAGGQAKRISPLPLSKELYPVGFQDFGEPNNWRPKVVCQYLLEKMQLAEINQAYFILRPGKWDIPEYFRDGAMLFMSLGYLIMGLPYGVPFTLDQAYPFVRDAIIALGFPDILFQPQDAFVKVLARQQVTQADVVLGLFPTDQPEKAGMVDFDDTGRVRQIIEKPRQSDLRYMWGIAVWTPAFTQFLHEYLIPLKANPNLPQLPELPIGDVIQAAIKQGFHVQAEVFADGTYLDIGTPNDLVQAVRLGVGRV from the coding sequence ATGAGCGATCGCCAAGTTATTGGACTGCTACCAGCAGGTGGACAGGCAAAACGGATTTCTCCTTTACCGCTAAGCAAAGAGTTATATCCTGTCGGTTTTCAAGATTTTGGTGAGCCAAATAACTGGCGACCGAAAGTAGTTTGCCAGTACCTGCTAGAGAAAATGCAACTGGCGGAAATTAATCAGGCATACTTTATTTTGCGTCCGGGGAAGTGGGATATCCCGGAGTATTTTCGGGATGGTGCTATGCTCTTTATGAGCTTGGGCTATCTAATTATGGGTTTGCCTTATGGCGTACCGTTTACCTTAGATCAAGCTTACCCTTTTGTTCGGGATGCAATCATCGCGTTGGGTTTTCCTGATATCTTGTTTCAACCCCAAGATGCGTTTGTCAAGGTGTTAGCACGTCAACAGGTTACTCAAGCAGACGTGGTTTTGGGATTATTCCCCACTGATCAACCAGAGAAAGCAGGTATGGTTGACTTCGATGATACAGGTAGAGTACGGCAAATAATCGAAAAACCCCGCCAATCGGACTTGCGTTATATGTGGGGTATTGCTGTTTGGACACCAGCTTTTACTCAGTTTCTACATGAGTATCTTATTCCTCTCAAGGCTAATCCTAATTTACCTCAGTTACCAGAACTGCCGATTGGAGATGTCATTCAAGCTGCAATTAAACAGGGTTTTCATGTTCAAGCAGAAGTATTTGCCGATGGAACCTACCTAGATATTGGTACACCAAATGATTTAGTGCAAGCTGTGCGGCTGGGAGTAGGGAGAGTGTGA
- a CDS encoding phosphoribosyltransferase: MSNTPLFNDRTQAGERLAEVVQSTLIKQASESEIKPVPIVYALPRGGLEVAAPVARVLDCPLTILVSKKISHPENPELAIGAVSACGSVIWEQPRRSDQRHNWRSHITALDTAINQAKSLEAQLSVACPQVNAEGAIAIIVDDGIATGMTMAAAAVAIRKLSPAEVWLCAPVAPLRLVPWLHQWGDRVIVLATPEPFASVSNFYQEFPQVETTEALTYLQCQ, translated from the coding sequence ATGTCAAATACCCCGCTTTTTAATGATCGTACTCAAGCTGGAGAGAGACTAGCCGAAGTAGTTCAGTCAACTTTAATTAAACAAGCATCTGAGTCTGAAATCAAGCCTGTACCAATAGTCTATGCTTTGCCGCGAGGTGGACTAGAGGTAGCAGCACCAGTTGCACGTGTTTTAGATTGTCCATTAACGATATTAGTATCGAAAAAGATTAGCCATCCAGAAAATCCAGAGTTGGCAATTGGTGCGGTAAGTGCTTGTGGTAGTGTAATTTGGGAGCAGCCAAGAAGATCAGATCAAAGACACAATTGGCGATCGCACATAACAGCATTAGATACAGCAATTAACCAAGCTAAATCTTTGGAAGCACAGTTGAGTGTTGCTTGCCCACAGGTGAATGCAGAAGGTGCTATAGCTATTATTGTTGATGATGGTATTGCGACGGGAATGACAATGGCAGCAGCAGCTGTTGCCATCAGAAAACTTTCTCCAGCAGAGGTTTGGTTATGTGCGCCAGTCGCACCACTACGATTAGTACCTTGGTTACATCAATGGGGCGATCGCGTCATTGTTTTAGCCACACCAGAACCGTTTGCCAGTGTGAGCAATTTTTATCAAGAATTCCCCCAAGTAGAAACTACAGAAGCTCTTACATATCTTCAATGTCAATAG
- a CDS encoding uracil-DNA glycosylase — protein sequence MSSEHQLSLFGESNLQESNFDKKELIPTDAKIPIPMGVYADMVELAQHCNQCHRCDLGNTRTHAVVGRGSLKAPIMVVGEAPGQNEDETGLPFVGRAGQLLEKILESVKLDTEKDVYICNVNKCRPPNNRVPTNEEIEACKPYLLEQIRLVDPKIILLTGATAVKGLIGDKRGITKIRGTWMEWEGRLCMPIFHPSYLLRNPSREVGSPKWLMWQDIQAVRAKYDEILGTKD from the coding sequence ATGAGCAGCGAACATCAACTTAGTCTTTTTGGGGAATCCAATTTACAGGAATCTAATTTTGACAAAAAAGAATTGATTCCCACAGACGCTAAAATTCCCATTCCTATGGGAGTTTATGCCGATATGGTCGAGTTAGCACAGCATTGTAACCAGTGTCATCGCTGTGATTTAGGAAACACTCGTACCCATGCTGTTGTCGGACGCGGTAGCCTCAAAGCACCCATTATGGTTGTAGGCGAAGCACCTGGACAAAACGAAGACGAAACAGGGCTACCATTTGTTGGTCGAGCAGGACAGCTTTTAGAGAAAATTCTAGAGTCGGTAAAACTAGATACAGAAAAAGATGTATACATATGTAACGTAAATAAATGCCGACCACCAAATAACCGAGTTCCTACCAATGAAGAAATCGAAGCTTGCAAACCCTATTTATTAGAACAAATTCGCTTGGTAGATCCAAAAATCATTCTTTTGACAGGTGCAACTGCTGTTAAAGGTTTAATTGGCGATAAACGAGGGATTACTAAAATTCGCGGAACTTGGATGGAGTGGGAAGGACGTTTATGTATGCCGATTTTTCACCCTTCTTACCTACTGCGTAACCCTTCCCGCGAAGTTGGTAGCCCTAAATGGTTGATGTGGCAAGATATCCAAGCAGTGCGCGCTAAGTATGATGAAATTTTAGGGACTAAAGACTAG
- the mscL gene encoding large conductance mechanosensitive channel protein MscL, producing the protein MARSNDFWADFRRFLMQGNVIDLAVAVVIGAAFSKIVTSVVEDIITPVILNPVLKAAKVNDLQNLSVNGIKYGVFLAAIINFLVIAFCIFLIIRAFEKAKKRFVRSGEAAAEASATDPAVAAQERLTDAIERLTTTIESQTSR; encoded by the coding sequence ATGGCGCGTAGTAATGACTTTTGGGCTGATTTTCGCAGGTTTTTGATGCAAGGTAACGTGATTGATTTAGCTGTTGCAGTGGTTATCGGAGCTGCATTTAGCAAAATTGTCACTTCTGTTGTAGAGGATATCATCACACCAGTCATTTTGAATCCTGTATTAAAAGCTGCAAAAGTAAATGACTTACAAAATTTATCAGTCAACGGCATTAAATACGGTGTGTTTTTGGCTGCAATCATCAACTTTTTGGTGATTGCTTTTTGTATTTTTCTGATCATTCGTGCTTTTGAAAAAGCCAAGAAAAGATTCGTTCGTAGTGGGGAGGCTGCTGCGGAAGCAAGTGCGACTGATCCAGCAGTTGCAGCCCAAGAAAGATTAACTGACGCGATAGAACGTCTAACAACTACAATTGAATCTCAAACAAGCAGATAG
- the pyrF gene encoding orotidine-5'-phosphate decarboxylase: MDAEQKIIVPLDVANITDAIALMEKLPQVSFWKVGLELFTSTGPQIFQELKSRQKRIFLDLKFHDIPNTVAGACRVAAGYDVDLLTIHATAGRDALKAATEAVQTGAAQAGVEPPKLIAITVLTSISSRQLAFDLKIPLELPEYALEMALMAQEAGLNGAVCSPHEVAQLRHSCGNEFLLVCPGVRPPWAEKGDQKRSLTPSQALKAGANYLVIGRPITAAMEPELAWKQICEELATVA; this comes from the coding sequence ATGGACGCAGAGCAAAAAATTATTGTTCCCTTAGATGTGGCAAATATTACAGATGCGATCGCCCTGATGGAAAAATTGCCACAAGTCAGTTTTTGGAAAGTTGGTTTAGAGTTGTTTACAAGTACAGGGCCGCAGATTTTCCAGGAGTTAAAATCGCGGCAAAAGCGGATTTTCCTAGATTTGAAATTTCATGATATCCCTAACACCGTTGCTGGTGCTTGTCGGGTGGCAGCAGGTTACGACGTTGACTTGCTAACAATTCATGCCACAGCTGGTAGAGATGCCCTTAAAGCAGCAACAGAGGCAGTACAAACAGGGGCAGCACAAGCAGGAGTGGAACCACCTAAACTGATTGCCATTACAGTTTTAACTAGTATTTCTTCCCGACAGTTGGCATTTGATTTAAAAATTCCCCTAGAATTGCCAGAGTATGCTCTGGAAATGGCACTGATGGCCCAAGAGGCAGGGTTAAACGGGGCAGTTTGTTCGCCCCACGAAGTGGCACAACTGCGGCATAGTTGTGGAAATGAGTTTTTACTAGTTTGTCCAGGCGTACGTCCCCCTTGGGCAGAAAAAGGAGATCAAAAGCGATCACTTACCCCCAGCCAGGCACTAAAAGCAGGAGCAAATTATCTTGTGATTGGGCGTCCCATCACTGCTGCTATGGAACCTGAGTTAGCCTGGAAACAAATTTGCGAGGAGTTAGCAACAGTGGCATGA
- the tyrS gene encoding tyrosine--tRNA ligase, whose protein sequence is MAQNFSWLRRGVVEIFPQPTDSDSESESLEKRLATTDRPLRIKLGIDPTGADIHLGHSIPVRKLRAFQDAGHTAVLIIGDFTARIGDPTGKSDVRCQLTQQEVEANAQTYLDQVRPILDFDTPGRLEVRYNSQWLSKLDLGKILELLSTMTVGQMLAKEGFAERYKKENPIFLHEFLYPLMQGFDSVAVEADVELGGTDQKFNIAVGRDLQRHFGQKPQFGVLLPLLLGTDGLQKMSKSLGNYVGLREHPSQKYQKLQGIPDHLLKDYFELLTDLPLDKLPENPRDRQKLLAQEIVRQYHGQNAVDNIEAGDLPEFSLSKVEFPAKLSYILNASGLCKSSGEGKRKIQEGGVRLDGDRITDVDTAFQAAGELYGRVLQLGKNKFVRLVP, encoded by the coding sequence ATGGCGCAGAATTTTTCTTGGTTACGTCGCGGCGTTGTCGAAATTTTTCCACAACCAACTGATTCGGACAGTGAATCTGAAAGTCTAGAAAAGCGTTTAGCCACAACCGACCGACCTTTGCGGATAAAATTGGGCATTGACCCGACAGGCGCGGATATTCATCTCGGTCATAGCATACCAGTAAGGAAACTGCGAGCTTTTCAAGATGCTGGTCATACAGCAGTGTTGATTATTGGTGATTTTACGGCACGGATTGGCGATCCTACAGGTAAGTCAGATGTACGTTGCCAACTTACACAACAAGAAGTTGAAGCAAACGCTCAGACTTATCTTGACCAAGTACGACCTATTTTAGATTTTGACACACCTGGAAGGTTAGAGGTGCGATATAACTCACAGTGGCTTTCCAAGCTGGACTTGGGAAAAATTTTAGAGTTACTCTCAACCATGACAGTGGGACAAATGCTAGCAAAAGAAGGATTTGCTGAACGTTATAAAAAAGAGAATCCAATTTTTCTACATGAGTTCCTTTATCCGTTAATGCAGGGTTTTGATTCTGTGGCTGTGGAGGCTGATGTGGAGTTGGGTGGTACTGATCAGAAATTTAACATAGCAGTAGGACGAGATTTACAGCGTCATTTTGGACAGAAACCCCAGTTTGGTGTACTGCTGCCGCTTTTACTTGGCACAGATGGCCTGCAAAAAATGTCTAAGTCTTTAGGTAACTACGTAGGATTACGAGAGCATCCTAGTCAAAAGTATCAAAAATTGCAAGGTATTCCAGACCACCTGCTAAAAGATTATTTTGAACTGTTGACAGATTTACCTCTAGACAAACTACCAGAAAATCCACGCGATCGCCAAAAACTACTCGCGCAAGAAATAGTCCGGCAGTATCACGGACAGAATGCCGTGGATAACATTGAAGCAGGAGATCTACCCGAATTTTCTCTATCTAAAGTAGAATTTCCAGCAAAATTATCCTATATTCTCAATGCCAGTGGCTTATGCAAAAGTAGTGGAGAAGGAAAGCGGAAAATTCAAGAGGGTGGTGTACGACTAGATGGCGATCGCATCACTGATGTAGATACTGCTTTCCAAGCTGCTGGTGAATTGTACGGACGAGTTTTGCAACTGGGGAAAAATAAGTTTGTCAGACTTGTACCATGA
- a CDS encoding transglycosylase domain-containing protein produces the protein MSSRTFEDKQSQGSPSSGVEFLKGVGQVAGGTLLSITMLASSIVAGGLVGLAISFRNLPDVRQLRNFFPSETTYIYDIKGKLLASIHGEANREVVPLDKISPQLKRAVLASEDADFYFHHGINPKGVGRAVVTNWVAGGVREGGSTITMQLVKNLFLSQRRQFTRKIAEAVLAIRLEQILTKDQVLEMYLNQVYWGHNNYGVQTAARSYFNKSAEYLTLGESAMMAGLIQAPEEYSPFVSMEKAKYQQKEVLGRMLTLGWITQKEYDNALKEKIKLGRIRSFQGSALPYVTNAVSQELARKFGREALLKGGMRVQTTVDAKFQEMAEDTVSKWHKRLLGQGLSKNQIALVAIDPRTHYVKALVGGVDPKTSEFNRATQAYRQPGSAFKPFVYYTAFATGKYNPETIVYDTPVSYRDGSGWYSPRNYDGGYSGAMSIRTALKLSRNVPVIKIGKAIGMNKVVETCRTLGIMSPMEPVTSLPLGAIGVTPVEMAGAYATFANYGWQSPTTVIVRVTDSSGNVLLDNTPKPQQVLEPWAAAAILNVMQSVITDGTGKNAAIDRPAAGKTGTTSSEKDIWFVGTVPQLTTAVWVGRDDNRQLATGATGGTMVAPIWRDFMLKALKNQPVEYFKPPSKFPRPKK, from the coding sequence GTGTCGTCTAGGACTTTTGAAGATAAGCAATCCCAAGGTAGCCCTTCATCTGGCGTTGAGTTTTTGAAAGGAGTCGGTCAGGTAGCTGGCGGTACTCTGCTATCAATTACCATGCTAGCGAGTTCCATTGTAGCGGGAGGATTAGTTGGTTTAGCCATCAGTTTCCGCAACTTGCCTGATGTAAGACAGCTACGTAATTTTTTCCCTTCAGAAACAACCTATATTTATGACATCAAGGGCAAGTTATTAGCGAGTATCCACGGTGAAGCTAATCGAGAGGTTGTACCACTAGATAAAATTTCCCCGCAACTCAAGCGTGCAGTACTAGCAAGTGAAGACGCTGACTTTTACTTTCACCACGGTATTAACCCCAAAGGTGTGGGGCGTGCTGTTGTTACCAACTGGGTAGCTGGTGGGGTGCGTGAGGGTGGTTCTACGATCACCATGCAACTGGTGAAAAACCTGTTTTTGTCCCAGAGACGTCAATTTACCCGTAAAATCGCAGAGGCGGTATTGGCAATTCGCCTCGAACAAATACTTACAAAAGACCAAGTCTTAGAAATGTACCTCAATCAAGTGTATTGGGGTCACAACAACTATGGTGTCCAAACGGCGGCGCGCAGTTATTTTAATAAGTCAGCAGAGTACTTAACTCTAGGTGAGTCGGCAATGATGGCGGGTTTAATCCAAGCACCAGAAGAGTATAGCCCGTTTGTCAGTATGGAAAAAGCTAAATACCAGCAGAAGGAAGTTTTGGGACGAATGCTGACTTTGGGCTGGATCACTCAAAAAGAATACGACAACGCTTTAAAAGAAAAAATCAAACTAGGTAGAATTCGATCATTCCAAGGTAGTGCCTTACCTTATGTAACCAACGCTGTATCTCAAGAACTAGCAAGGAAATTTGGTCGTGAAGCTTTGTTAAAAGGCGGTATGCGGGTACAAACCACCGTTGATGCCAAGTTTCAAGAAATGGCAGAGGATACCGTCAGTAAGTGGCACAAAAGATTACTTGGGCAAGGGTTATCTAAAAACCAAATTGCCTTAGTAGCAATTGATCCTCGTACCCATTACGTAAAAGCTTTGGTGGGAGGTGTAGACCCTAAAACGAGTGAATTTAACCGCGCAACCCAAGCTTATCGGCAACCAGGATCTGCCTTTAAACCCTTTGTTTACTATACCGCTTTTGCTACTGGCAAGTACAATCCAGAAACAATAGTGTATGATACTCCAGTTAGCTATCGAGATGGTAGTGGTTGGTATAGTCCACGTAACTACGACGGCGGTTACAGTGGGGCTATGTCAATCCGCACTGCTTTGAAGTTATCTCGTAATGTCCCCGTGATCAAGATAGGTAAGGCTATTGGCATGAACAAAGTTGTTGAGACATGCCGTACCTTGGGAATTATGAGTCCGATGGAACCGGTGACTTCTTTACCCCTTGGGGCTATTGGGGTGACACCTGTGGAAATGGCAGGCGCTTATGCTACCTTTGCCAATTATGGTTGGCAGTCACCAACAACAGTAATTGTCCGTGTTACCGATAGCAGCGGTAATGTCTTGTTAGATAATACTCCCAAGCCTCAACAAGTTCTAGAACCTTGGGCAGCAGCAGCAATTTTGAATGTCATGCAATCAGTAATTACTGATGGTACTGGTAAGAATGCGGCTATTGACCGTCCAGCAGCTGGGAAGACGGGAACAACTTCTTCAGAAAAAGATATTTGGTTTGTCGGCACTGTACCCCAACTGACAACTGCTGTTTGGGTAGGTAGAGACGACAATAGACAATTAGCGACTGGTGCCACAGGCGGTACTATGGTAGCTCCTATCTGGCGAGACTTTATGCTGAAAGCACTTAAGAATCAGCCAGTAGAGTACTTCAAGCCACCATCTAAGTTTCCTCGCCCTAAAAAGTAG
- a CDS encoding DUF1825 family protein, which yields MGFFDSEIVQQEAKQLFEDYQALIKLGSNYGKFDREGKKLFIEQMEAMMERYRVFMKRFELSEDFMAQMTIQQLKTQLSQFGVTPQQMFEQMHVTLERMKAELEKQN from the coding sequence ATGGGATTCTTTGACTCTGAGATAGTTCAGCAAGAAGCAAAACAGCTATTTGAAGATTATCAAGCGCTGATTAAACTTGGCAGCAATTACGGCAAGTTTGATCGCGAGGGTAAGAAGCTGTTTATTGAGCAAATGGAAGCGATGATGGAGCGTTATCGCGTCTTTATGAAGCGATTCGAGCTGTCTGAAGATTTTATGGCGCAAATGACAATCCAGCAGCTGAAAACTCAGCTTAGTCAGTTTGGCGTCACACCACAACAAATGTTCGAGCAAATGCATGTCACCCTGGAACGGATGAAAGCAGAACTGGAAAAACAAAACTAG
- a CDS encoding NINE protein, which translates to MLTKRKSRSVAAILAFAGTLTISGLHKFYLGQPLWGVLYVLLSWTPIPKVASAIEGVWYLAQDEEAFDHNFNQGKSVVRSVHSGANQVGAVADALRELDALRQDGLISEYEFEQKRRQLLDQIS; encoded by the coding sequence ATGTTGACTAAGCGAAAAAGCCGAAGTGTTGCTGCGATTTTAGCGTTTGCTGGCACATTAACAATTTCCGGTTTACATAAGTTTTATTTGGGACAGCCGTTGTGGGGCGTTTTATATGTGCTGCTGTCATGGACGCCGATTCCGAAGGTAGCAAGTGCCATTGAAGGAGTTTGGTATTTAGCTCAAGATGAAGAAGCTTTTGATCACAATTTTAATCAAGGTAAGTCAGTAGTTCGTTCTGTACACTCAGGAGCAAATCAAGTCGGGGCGGTTGCAGATGCTTTGCGTGAGTTAGATGCTTTACGTCAAGATGGATTGATTTCTGAGTATGAATTTGAACAAAAACGCCGTCAATTGCTCGATCAAATTTCTTAA
- a CDS encoding ComEA family DNA-binding protein, with protein sequence MNQNRLPFTLNSRLQKLRSKLLNDPYYRFQSIEEIAIAISLGIRIDVNQATVDDWLRLPGLSIHQARSLVELSRTGVKFYCIEDIAAALSISVQRLKPLEAILNFSYYDDESVDNITYTINPNTATVESLAKIPFIDSSIAQAVIDNRQAAGPYRNLVDFQRRLNLSGDILAQLMYYLRF encoded by the coding sequence ATGAACCAAAACAGGTTGCCATTTACACTTAACTCTAGATTACAAAAACTGCGTTCTAAACTGCTTAATGACCCCTACTACAGATTTCAGTCCATAGAAGAAATCGCGATCGCTATATCTTTGGGTATACGTATAGATGTCAACCAGGCGACTGTAGATGATTGGTTGCGCCTACCAGGGTTATCTATTCATCAGGCGCGATCGCTTGTAGAACTATCACGTACTGGTGTTAAATTTTACTGTATAGAGGATATAGCAGCTGCTTTAAGCATCTCAGTACAGCGACTCAAGCCTTTAGAGGCGATTTTAAATTTTAGTTATTATGATGACGAATCTGTAGATAATATTACTTATACAATTAATCCTAATACAGCAACAGTTGAGAGTTTAGCAAAAATCCCATTTATAGACTCATCCATTGCTCAGGCAGTCATTGACAATCGCCAAGCAGCTGGGCCCTATCGTAATTTAGTAGATTTCCAACGACGCTTGAATCTCTCTGGTGATATCCTGGCCCAGCTGATGTATTATCTCAGGTTTTAA
- the lepB gene encoding signal peptidase I: MTSQKSNTKDASASSGVWRSVRENLGLIAIALVLAFLIRTFIAEPRYIPSDSMVPTLHTGDRLVVEKISYYFHPPHLGDIIVFQPPEKLQQKGYPKDQAFIKRVIGEPGQTVAITDGKVYINGQPLQEDYIAEPPIQPFTQVQVPENEFFVMGDNRNDSNDSRYWGFLPRQNIIGRAVFRFWPFDRIGLV; the protein is encoded by the coding sequence ATGACCTCTCAGAAAAGTAATACAAAAGACGCTTCTGCGTCGTCAGGAGTATGGCGCAGTGTGCGGGAAAATTTGGGTTTGATAGCTATTGCCTTAGTTTTGGCATTCTTAATCCGGACTTTTATTGCTGAACCTCGCTACATTCCCTCAGATTCAATGGTGCCAACTCTACATACAGGCGATCGCTTAGTAGTAGAAAAAATCTCTTACTATTTTCACCCTCCACATTTGGGCGATATCATTGTTTTTCAGCCACCGGAAAAACTACAACAAAAAGGATACCCAAAAGATCAAGCCTTCATTAAGCGTGTAATCGGTGAACCAGGTCAAACAGTGGCAATTACTGATGGTAAGGTTTACATCAATGGACAACCCCTACAAGAAGACTATATTGCCGAACCACCAATTCAGCCATTTACACAAGTGCAAGTCCCGGAAAACGAATTTTTTGTTATGGGAGATAATCGCAACGATAGTAATGACTCCCGTTACTGGGGCTTCTTGCCTAGACAAAATATCATCGGTAGGGCTGTTTTTCGCTTTTGGCCCTTTGACCGGATTGGATTGGTTTAA
- a CDS encoding tetratricopeptide repeat protein: MWKGGFNHNSKNTLPLHISETYLKARKHNTITHEFQDSSEVEIQVLQDQADHASEAYMLLQLGVQQQQAGELHLAMKSLQQSLALFQVAGDCHKQAQAFCCLALIAYNLGDYKGAISYSQQCLSLAKKIADLQLQIQSFSHMGNAYRHLGENHKAVESLQECLQLAQQVQDGRSQIAALNNLGLVYKALGNLSKTIELQQQSLLIIKQFQDNWGEQQVLKNLGNAYYSLGDYVKAIDYYKQCIKISKYLNNYRSAIQVLKNLANACYTLEEYADAIMYHEERLKIAIEIQDQRSQEQCLGSLGIACEALGDYAKAIAYYERRLELARTLNDRRSEEQTLASLRVACYALGDYAKAMQYQEPEHGSDNIAY, encoded by the coding sequence ATGTGGAAAGGCGGATTTAATCATAACTCGAAAAATACACTCCCCTTGCACATATCGGAAACATACCTCAAAGCAAGGAAACATAATACAATTACCCATGAATTTCAGGACAGTTCCGAAGTAGAAATCCAAGTTCTCCAAGATCAAGCAGACCACGCATCAGAAGCATATATGCTACTACAGCTTGGAGTTCAGCAGCAGCAAGCTGGTGAATTACATTTGGCAATGAAATCTTTACAACAATCTTTGGCATTATTTCAAGTAGCTGGAGATTGTCACAAGCAAGCACAGGCTTTTTGTTGTTTAGCTTTGATCGCTTATAATTTAGGCGACTACAAAGGTGCGATTTCCTACTCCCAGCAATGCTTATCTTTAGCAAAAAAAATAGCTGACTTACAGTTGCAGATCCAAAGTTTTTCCCATATGGGCAATGCTTATCGTCACTTGGGTGAAAACCACAAAGCAGTTGAATCTTTGCAAGAGTGCTTGCAGTTAGCACAGCAAGTACAAGATGGACGCAGTCAGATAGCAGCGCTGAATAATCTTGGATTAGTTTATAAAGCTTTAGGTAATCTATCAAAAACAATAGAGTTACAGCAGCAAAGTCTGTTAATTATCAAGCAGTTCCAAGACAATTGGGGCGAACAACAAGTATTAAAAAATCTTGGCAACGCTTATTATAGTTTGGGAGATTACGTAAAAGCGATTGATTATTACAAGCAGTGTATAAAAATTTCCAAATATCTGAATAATTACCGTAGTGCAATTCAAGTTCTTAAGAATTTAGCCAATGCTTGCTATACCCTAGAAGAATACGCTGATGCAATCATGTATCATGAAGAACGTTTAAAAATAGCTATAGAAATCCAAGATCAACGTTCTCAGGAACAGTGCTTAGGCAGCTTGGGAATAGCTTGTGAAGCCTTGGGAGATTATGCCAAAGCAATTGCTTACTATGAAAGGCGTTTGGAACTAGCTAGAACTCTTAATGACCGTCGTAGTGAAGAACAAACCCTTGCCAGTCTCAGAGTAGCTTGTTATGCCTTAGGTGACTATGCCAAAGCGATGCAATATCAAGAGCCAGAACATGGAAGTGATAATATTGCTTATTAA